The genomic segment AAGCCGCCCGTGGCTCCGCCGCGCCCTCGGAGCCGCCCGCGCGGAACAATGGGTCCATGAGCCAGCAGCCCAGCTCCGAGGTCCCGGTCCAGCCCGTCCAGCCCTCCGTGGGCTCCCTCGCCGCGCAGCGGCCGCACGCCGTCGCCGCCGCGCCCCGGGTGTCCGCGGCGGGTCGCCCCGACCCCGACATCGACGCCGACGCCGACGCGTACGACCCCGCCGAAGCGGACGACGAGCTGCCCCACGGCCGTTTCCTGGACCGCGAACGCAGTTGGCTCGCGTTCAACGAACGCGTTCTGGAACTCGCCGAGGACCCCGCCACGCCCCTCCTCGAACGGGCCAATTTCCTCGCCATCTTCGCGTCCAACCTGGACGAGTTCTTCATGGTCCGGGTCGCCGGGCTCAAGCGCCGTATCGCCACCGGGGTCGCCACCCGCTCCGCGTCCGGCCTCCAGCCGCGCGAAGTCCTCGACCTGATCTGGACCCGGTCGCGCGAACTCATGGCCCGGCACGCCGCCTGCTACCAGCAGGACGTCGCCCCGGCCCTCTCCGACGAGGGCATACAGCTGATCCGCTGGCCCGAGCTGACCGAGAAGGAGCAGGCCCGCCTCTTCACCTTCTTCCGGCAGCGGATCTTCCCCGTCCTCACCCCGCTCGCCGTCGACCCGGCCCACCCCTTCCCGTACATCTCCGGGCTCTCCCTCAACCTCGCCGTCGTCGTGCGCAACCCGGTCAGCGGCCACCGCCACTTCGCCCGCGTCAAGGTGCCGCCGCTGCTCACCCGGTTCCTGGAGGCGTCCCCGCAGCGGTACGTCCCCGTCGAGGACATCATCGCCGCCCACCTGGAGGAGCTGTTCCCGGGCATGGAGGTGCTGGCGCACCACATGTTCCGGGTCACCAGGAACGAGGACCTGGAGGTCGAGGAGGACGACGCCGAGAACCTGCTCCAGGCGCTGGAGAAGGAACTCATGCGGCGCCGGTTCGGCCCTCCGGTGCGGCTGGAGGTCGAGGAGTCCATCGACCCGTACGTGCTCGACCTGCTCGTCCGCGAGCTGAACGTCACCGACGCCGAGGTCTACCCGCTGCCCGGCCCCCTCGACCTCACCGGCCTCTTCGGCATCGCGGCCCTGGACCGGCCCGAGCTGAGGTTCCCGACCTTCATCGCGGGCACCCACCGCGATCTCGCCGAGGTCGAGTCGGCGTCCCCGCCGGACATCTTCGCCGCGCTGCGCGAACGGGACGTGCTCCTCCACCACCCGTACGACTCGTTCTCCACCTCCGTACAGGCGTTCCTGGAACAGGCAGCGGGCGACCCGGACGTCCTCGCCATCAAGCAGACCCTGTACCGC from the Streptomyces sp. AM 4-1-1 genome contains:
- a CDS encoding RNA degradosome polyphosphate kinase, which gives rise to MSQQPSSEVPVQPVQPSVGSLAAQRPHAVAAAPRVSAAGRPDPDIDADADAYDPAEADDELPHGRFLDRERSWLAFNERVLELAEDPATPLLERANFLAIFASNLDEFFMVRVAGLKRRIATGVATRSASGLQPREVLDLIWTRSRELMARHAACYQQDVAPALSDEGIQLIRWPELTEKEQARLFTFFRQRIFPVLTPLAVDPAHPFPYISGLSLNLAVVVRNPVSGHRHFARVKVPPLLTRFLEASPQRYVPVEDIIAAHLEELFPGMEVLAHHMFRVTRNEDLEVEEDDAENLLQALEKELMRRRFGPPVRLEVEESIDPYVLDLLVRELNVTDAEVYPLPGPLDLTGLFGIAALDRPELRFPTFIAGTHRDLAEVESASPPDIFAALRERDVLLHHPYDSFSTSVQAFLEQAAGDPDVLAIKQTLYRTSGDSPIVDALIDAAESGKQVLVLVEIKARFDEQANIKWARKLEEAGCHVVYGLVGLKTHCKLSLVVRQEGDTLRRYSHVGTGNYHPKTARLYEDLGLLTADPQVGADLSDLFNRLSGYSRRETYRRLLVAPKSLRDGLIARIDKEVAHHRAGRPASVRVKVNSMVDEAIIDACYRAARAGVPVDIWVRGICAVRPGVVGLSENIRVRSILGRFLEHSRVFAFGNAGEPEVWFGSADMMHRNLDRRIEALVRVTDPAHRAALIRLLETGMADTTASWHLGPDGNWTRHAADADGRPLRHVQEMLIDARRRRRATP